In Patescibacteria group bacterium, a single window of DNA contains:
- a CDS encoding GspE/PulE family protein produces MAKTDADKILEQERERKLKEKLTASEKKIKEKKAMAYSLTVNLPYIDLRIFPLDKEAITLIPEDLARKAQAVCFLIKDSEVRIGIVDKNNPSLNLVIEKLSKMGYKYQFYVISLEGLESALEIYKKVKIVIPQKDEIKVGKEEILSAKEQIQNLTDLKETIKKVKVTEMIDYILAGALSVDASDVHIEPEKEKAKLRYRIDGVLQDIMELPNEVALKILSRVKLVSKLKINVIDQPQDGRFSIDMENKEIDLRVSTLPTAYGETLVMRLLGTGTVGLKLEDLGMRKREHDLVSKAIKKTSGLLLTTGPTGSGKSTTLYACITEVNDPAKNIITLENPIEYKIKGISQTEIDPKKGLDFSNALKSVLRQDPDVVMVGEIRDKDTAEIAVQASLTGHLVLSTLHTNDAAGAIPRLISMGLRPEELAPALRLVIAQRLVRRICDKCKQEYNPDADEEKELKEKLGKFYPKTGIKKLYKAKGCKVCDNIGYKGRTGIYEMFEVDNKIEEAIGYRVSNIEIQKAAIAQGMMTMEQDGLLKAVDGITTVEEVGRVV; encoded by the coding sequence ATGGCAAAAACTGATGCTGATAAAATTTTAGAGCAGGAACGTGAAAGAAAATTAAAAGAGAAACTAACAGCTTCCGAAAAAAAGATAAAAGAAAAGAAAGCGATGGCTTATTCTTTGACAGTTAATCTGCCTTATATTGATCTGAGGATTTTTCCTCTTGATAAGGAAGCAATAACTTTGATTCCTGAAGATTTAGCAAGAAAAGCGCAAGCTGTTTGTTTTTTGATTAAAGACTCTGAAGTTAGAATTGGAATTGTGGATAAAAATAATCCAAGTTTAAATTTAGTTATAGAAAAATTATCAAAGATGGGCTATAAATATCAATTTTATGTAATTTCTTTGGAAGGTTTGGAAAGCGCATTAGAAATATACAAAAAAGTTAAAATTGTTATTCCGCAAAAGGATGAAATAAAAGTTGGCAAAGAAGAAATATTAAGCGCAAAAGAACAGATTCAAAATTTAACTGATTTGAAAGAGACGATCAAAAAAGTTAAAGTAACTGAAATGATTGACTATATTTTGGCTGGCGCATTGAGCGTTGATGCTTCTGATGTTCATATTGAACCAGAAAAAGAAAAGGCAAAATTACGATATAGAATTGACGGAGTATTGCAAGATATTATGGAATTGCCAAATGAAGTGGCATTAAAAATTTTATCGAGAGTAAAGCTGGTTTCAAAATTAAAAATTAATGTGATTGATCAACCGCAAGATGGTAGGTTTTCGATTGATATGGAAAATAAGGAAATTGATTTGAGAGTGTCAACATTGCCAACAGCTTATGGCGAAACATTAGTTATGAGACTTCTTGGAACTGGTACTGTTGGATTAAAACTTGAAGATTTGGGAATGAGAAAAAGAGAACATGATCTTGTTAGTAAAGCAATTAAAAAAACATCTGGTTTGCTATTAACAACTGGTCCAACTGGTTCTGGAAAATCAACAACTTTGTATGCTTGCATCACTGAAGTTAATGATCCAGCGAAAAATATTATTACATTAGAAAATCCAATTGAATATAAAATAAAAGGAATTTCACAAACAGAAATTGATCCAAAAAAAGGACTGGATTTTTCAAATGCCCTAAAATCAGTACTGCGACAAGATCCAGATGTAGTAATGGTTGGTGAAATTAGGGATAAAGATACAGCTGAAATTGCAGTTCAAGCTTCTTTGACTGGTCATTTAGTATTATCAACTTTGCATACTAATGATGCAGCAGGTGCAATTCCACGTCTAATTAGTATGGGGTTGCGCCCAGAAGAATTAGCGCCGGCTTTGAGATTAGTGATTGCGCAAAGATTAGTTAGAAGAATTTGCGATAAATGCAAACAAGAATATAATCCAGATGCAGATGAAGAAAAAGAATTGAAAGAAAAATTAGGCAAATTTTATCCAAAAACAGGAATTAAAAAATTATATAAAGCAAAAGGTTGCAAAGTTTGCGATAATATTGGTTATAAAGGTAGAACTGGAATTTATGAAATGTTTGAAGTTGATAATAAAATTGAAGAGGCGATTGGATATCGAGTTTCAAATATCGAAATTCAAAAGGCAGCAATTGCTCAAGGAATGATGACTATGGAGCAGGATGGTTTGTTAAAAGCTGTTGATGGAATTACAACGGTTGAGGAAGTGGGAAGAGTAGTGTAG
- a CDS encoding Glu/Leu/Phe/Val dehydrogenase, with protein sequence MMPENVFENALTQLGRVAELIKLDKTYLEILSKPEREINVNFPVKMADGKIKMFQGFRMQYNSARGPYKGGIRFHQEVSDYEVKALSFWMAMKCAVANIPLGGGKGGVIVDPKKLSKKELENLSRGYVRAIFDCIGPNKDIPAPDVNTTPEIMAWMSDEFKKLTIKKLQPQKHKSGQKRKNFKIKDNEWLGTFTGKPIKKGGSLGRTEATALGGYFTLCEALKKTPKHLNTKTKLTVAVQGVGNVGYYIAKILSADNRFTIVAVSDSRSGVFKKEGIDLEKIMNQKKKTGSVSGLADTKKITNAELLELDVDVLVPAAIENQVTSDNADKIKANIILEMANGPTTPDADKILFKKKKVVIPDILANAGGVTVSYFEWLQNMDGKYWKLDEVNGKLNKIIKKSFADVWKMAEKYKVDLRMGADALAVERITKKIKK encoded by the coding sequence ATTATGCCAGAAAATGTATTCGAGAATGCTCTAACTCAGCTTGGACGAGTAGCTGAATTGATAAAACTAGATAAAACTTATTTAGAAATTTTATCAAAACCAGAACGAGAAATTAATGTTAATTTTCCAGTTAAAATGGCTGACGGAAAAATTAAAATGTTTCAAGGATTTAGAATGCAATATAATTCTGCAAGAGGGCCGTACAAAGGCGGAATAAGATTCCATCAAGAAGTTTCTGATTATGAGGTAAAAGCATTGTCTTTTTGGATGGCAATGAAATGTGCAGTTGCAAATATTCCTTTGGGTGGTGGAAAAGGTGGAGTAATTGTTGATCCAAAAAAATTATCTAAAAAAGAATTGGAGAATCTATCAAGAGGATATGTGCGAGCAATTTTTGATTGTATTGGGCCAAACAAAGATATTCCAGCACCTGATGTTAATACAACTCCGGAAATTATGGCTTGGATGTCAGATGAGTTTAAGAAATTGACAATAAAAAAACTGCAACCACAAAAGCACAAAAGCGGACAAAAACGCAAAAATTTTAAAATTAAAGATAATGAATGGTTGGGAACTTTTACTGGCAAACCAATTAAAAAAGGCGGATCTTTGGGAAGAACAGAAGCAACTGCTTTGGGCGGATATTTTACGCTATGTGAAGCGTTGAAAAAAACACCGAAACACTTAAACACTAAAACAAAACTGACTGTTGCGGTACAGGGCGTGGGAAATGTGGGCTACTATATTGCCAAGATTTTATCTGCTGATAATAGATTTACAATTGTTGCTGTTTCTGATTCTAGAAGCGGTGTATTTAAAAAAGAAGGAATTGATTTGGAAAAAATAATGAATCAGAAAAAGAAAACTGGAAGTGTTAGTGGATTGGCTGATACAAAAAAGATTACAAATGCTGAATTATTGGAATTAGATGTTGATGTTTTAGTGCCAGCAGCAATTGAAAATCAAGTAACATCCGATAATGCTGATAAAATTAAAGCAAATATAATTTTAGAAATGGCAAATGGTCCAACAACTCCTGATGCTGATAAAATTTTGTTTAAAAAGAAAAAAGTGGTGATTCCAGATATCTTGGCAAATGCAGGTGGTGTGACTGTTTCATATTTTGAATGGTTGCAAAATATGGATGGAAAGTATTGGAAGTTAGACGAAGTGAACGGAAAATTAAATAAGATAATTAAAAAATCTTTTGCTGATGTTTGGAAAATGGCGGAAAAATATAAAGTTGACTTGAGAATGGGCGCTGATGCTTTGGCAGTTGAGAGAATAACAAAAAAGATTAAGAAATAA
- a CDS encoding DUF1858 domain-containing protein translates to MITKDTLISKAVEEKPETVDVLVKHGLPCVGCLMAHGETIEQGCMAHGLDDKKIKEIIDEINKK, encoded by the coding sequence ATGATCACAAAAGATACTTTAATTAGTAAAGCAGTTGAGGAAAAACCAGAAACTGTTGATGTTTTGGTTAAGCATGGTTTGCCTTGCGTTGGTTGCTTGATGGCGCATGGTGAAACAATTGAACAAGGTTGTATGGCTCATGGTTTAGACGATAAAAAAATAAAAGAAATAATCGATGAGATCAACAAGAAGTAA
- a CDS encoding ferredoxin: MAKFKIEIDQEKCISCGACTTICPENFELKGENNKSFPKNPEVDEISCNQEAADACPVQCIKITKL; encoded by the coding sequence ATGGCGAAATTTAAAATCGAAATTGATCAAGAAAAATGTATTAGCTGTGGTGCTTGCACAACAATTTGTCCGGAAAATTTTGAATTAAAGGGTGAAAATAATAAATCATTTCCAAAAAATCCAGAAGTAGATGAAATTAGTTGTAACCAAGAGGCTGCTGATGCATGTCCAGTGCAATGTATTAAAATTACAAAATTATAA
- a CDS encoding DHH family phosphoesterase — MELSSKQQIFELIKKSKNILLVTKADFDEDSIGSLLSLGLVLEKMGGHEVDMVCSAPISSTLSFLPNISKLGKTIDGSKNFVITLDTSKAKVAQFSYDFDEDGNKLNIYITPEKGNYDASNVITKPSGFKYNLIICIDVPDLEKLGKIYEENTELFYETPIINIDSSSSNEQYGEVNLVDVTASSTSEVVYTLLESFGEKIVDEEIANCLLTGIVSSTKSFQTSTTTPRSFTIAAQLIALGADQQKIIKSIFKNKSLSTLKLWGRALARVKFDDAKKIAWTLVNYQDFEKTGSKEENDILGVEEEISMSVNLAEIVIIFYEFQQGRVKAIFKTNKDSAKEKIRDIFMGKKVNGLILVDFDNISLLDVEKVVLEKLKQLSF, encoded by the coding sequence ATGGAATTATCATCTAAGCAACAGATTTTTGAATTAATAAAAAAGAGCAAGAATATTTTATTAGTAACAAAGGCCGATTTTGATGAAGATTCGATTGGAAGTTTGCTTTCCTTGGGTTTAGTTTTGGAAAAAATGGGCGGACATGAAGTTGATATGGTTTGTTCTGCACCGATATCTTCGACATTATCATTTTTGCCTAATATTTCTAAATTAGGAAAAACAATTGATGGCTCTAAGAATTTTGTGATTACATTAGACACATCAAAAGCAAAAGTCGCTCAATTTTCTTATGATTTTGATGAGGATGGAAATAAATTAAATATTTATATTACTCCAGAAAAAGGAAATTATGATGCAAGCAATGTGATAACAAAACCTTCTGGTTTTAAATATAATTTGATAATTTGTATTGATGTTCCAGATTTAGAAAAGCTTGGAAAAATATATGAAGAAAATACAGAATTATTTTATGAAACTCCAATTATAAATATTGATAGCAGTTCATCAAATGAGCAATATGGAGAAGTGAATTTAGTTGATGTAACAGCTTCTTCAACTTCCGAAGTTGTGTATACTTTGTTAGAATCTTTTGGCGAAAAAATAGTTGATGAGGAAATTGCAAATTGTTTGTTGACAGGAATCGTGTCATCAACAAAGAGTTTTCAAACATCAACAACAACACCAAGATCTTTTACAATTGCAGCGCAATTAATTGCGCTTGGTGCAGATCAGCAAAAAATTATTAAATCAATTTTTAAGAATAAATCATTATCAACTTTGAAATTATGGGGCAGAGCTTTGGCTCGAGTAAAATTTGATGATGCGAAAAAGATTGCTTGGACATTAGTTAATTATCAAGATTTTGAAAAGACTGGATCAAAGGAAGAAAATGATATTTTGGGAGTTGAAGAAGAAATTTCAATGTCAGTGAATTTAGCAGAAATTGTGATAATTTTTTATGAATTTCAGCAAGGACGAGTTAAAGCAATTTTCAAAACCAATAAAGATTCAGCAAAAGAAAAAATCAGAGATATTTTTATGGGTAAGAAAGTGAACGGCTTAATTTTAGTTGATTTTGATAATATTAGTTTGTTGGATGTGGAAAAAGTGGTGCTAGAGAAATTAAAGCAATTGTCTTTTTAA
- the tsaE gene encoding tRNA (adenosine(37)-N6)-threonylcarbamoyltransferase complex ATPase subunit type 1 TsaE yields the protein MEIISKSSQQTQDIAHKLAQQLNGGEILCFSGELGAGKTTFIQGLAKGLEIKENLTSPTFVIFKKYPAKNNLEFYHFDLYRIHDPQEILDLGYTEIINNKKNISAIEWSEKIKDQIPLKNVIHINLEYLDKDQRKIIINENNEL from the coding sequence ATGGAAATTATTTCTAAATCATCGCAACAAACACAAGATATCGCTCACAAACTTGCTCAACAATTAAATGGTGGCGAAATTTTATGTTTCTCTGGTGAATTAGGTGCCGGAAAGACCACTTTTATTCAAGGCCTAGCCAAAGGATTAGAAATCAAAGAAAATCTAACTAGCCCAACTTTTGTCATCTTCAAAAAATATCCTGCCAAAAACAATCTCGAATTTTATCATTTTGATTTATACAGAATTCATGATCCACAAGAAATTTTAGATTTGGGCTATACCGAAATCATTAATAACAAAAAAAATATATCAGCAATAGAATGGTCAGAAAAAATTAAGGATCAAATTCCACTCAAAAATGTAATTCATATTAACTTAGAATATCTCGACAAAGATCAAAGAAAAATAATAATCAACGAGAATAATGAATTATGA
- a CDS encoding PrsW family intramembrane metalloprotease, with protein sequence MIYLWYIFVALLPGLFWLWFYRRKDRQNPEPLKQIFKIFVWGMAATIPAIALEFSADFFIPYASSTKYLAMVLSSFLIVAPIEEFFKYLVLKHKAAESKEFNEPIDGIIYGIVVGLGFATLENFLVTLSDGGTVIILRFATATLMHAICSGIVGYYLARQKFHPQGNKSSVMKGLFLAIFLHGLYNSVASYNSSYSIILLAILIIVMYLMLSQDIKAIKRLKITAQQNNQE encoded by the coding sequence ATGATTTATCTTTGGTACATTTTTGTCGCCTTATTGCCAGGTTTATTCTGGCTCTGGTTTTATCGTCGAAAAGACAGACAAAATCCAGAACCATTAAAACAAATTTTCAAAATCTTTGTTTGGGGCATGGCTGCAACAATTCCTGCTATTGCTTTGGAATTCTCCGCTGATTTTTTTATTCCTTATGCTTCGTCAACAAAATATTTAGCCATGGTTTTAAGCTCATTTTTAATCGTCGCTCCGATTGAAGAATTTTTTAAATATTTAGTTTTAAAGCACAAAGCAGCAGAAAGCAAAGAATTCAACGAACCAATTGATGGAATTATTTATGGCATTGTTGTTGGCTTAGGCTTTGCGACATTAGAAAACTTTTTGGTAACTTTAAGCGATGGCGGAACAGTTATTATTTTACGCTTTGCAACTGCTACTTTAATGCATGCGATTTGTTCTGGTATCGTTGGTTATTATCTTGCTCGTCAAAAATTCCATCCTCAAGGCAACAAATCAAGCGTCATGAAAGGACTTTTCCTTGCCATTTTTTTGCATGGCTTATACAATTCCGTCGCCTCTTACAATTCATCATATTCAATCATTTTGCTCGCTATTTTAATCATTGTCATGTATCTGATGCTTTCTCAAGATATTAAAGCCATAAAAAGATTAAAAATTACTGCTCAACAAAATAATCAAGAATAA